From Plasmodium brasilianum strain Bolivian I chromosome 3, whole genome shotgun sequence, the proteins below share one genomic window:
- a CDS encoding PDCD2 domain-containing protein, which translates to MVHVLLGYIIDGNRKDELTDKEKINKKFVSKIGGKPFWLDRINLPQEKNFYCLVCNNMMTFLLQLYAPIDKMANCFHRCLYLFICIYCGDQVKCFRTQLPRNNPYYNYYMGSTVVPDKLTDCSCEGANNSVNNYNNGRNYNNGRNYKSISNSKYANNSFNNYNHGRNYNNGRNYNSISNSKYANECNNNYSCVSDSNRVKQLDQVNKKSNCAASDESHIVANSDACSELSCSSEKLESLTESCNKKAVSPEHTKHLVVSDDMNQQTISDDTNQLGDSDDSNNKKSSSSSSSSSSSSSSSAASDHSSKRSHSPSITNETSISNRMNTLNSSNDGKLCISLKLENQTSHEQRKSFYRNNNCINKSDTQLTINKKQNGEEAHESIDYLTLLKQDRNVFNNQAEYFFCCSICGIPCASKKKKHEHCQVKNYVIFDENKIYINDEDDCESSSTGSDNSFEDEVDKVGEVGGMDEVGGMDEVDKVGEVGGMDEVGGMDEVGGMDEMGGMDEVGGMDEVDKVDEAGGVLTAGEEVDEDATKRYNTCVCGEKGSIMRRRNADGYSGNMNSLTDYGSAKGKAISSNKHEEEEMDSSEIKAFQDIQKEILGKRKIDKVFLNYLKKIHRFPKQLIRYSYKGTALYTSSIISNSNQNNIICNNGTLEKKNKTLFNVNDIPYCHICKRRKVFEFQVLSTVINYIKIKKKILLNQKTKKSDAINLKFAHIDIYTCENNCDVYDINNMKERLTRSETSRYIQEYACVQVEK; encoded by the coding sequence ATGGTGCATGTACTACTAGGATACATCATTGATGGGAACAGAAAAGATGAATTAacagataaagaaaaaataaataaaaaatttgtatcaAAAATTGGGGGAAAACCATTTTGGCTAGATAGAATAAATTTAccacaagaaaaaaatttctattGTTTAGTTTGTAATAACATGAtgacatttttattacagtTATATGCCCCAATCGATAAGATGGCTAACTGTTTTCATAGatgtttgtatttatttatttgtatatattgtgGTGATCAGGTGAAATGCTTCCGGACCCAGTTGCCGCGCAATAACCCCTACTATAACTACTACATGGGTAGTACTGTTGTTCCTGACAAACTCACTGACTGTAGCTGTGAGGGTGCCAATAACAGTGTTAATAACTACAACAATGGCAGAAACTACAACAATGGCAGAAACTACAAAAGTATCAGTAATAGTAAGTACGCCAATAACAGTTTCAATAACTACAACCATGGCAGAAACTACAACAATGGCAGAAACTACAACAGTATCAGTAATAGTAAGTACGCCAATGAATGTAATAACAACTACTCATGTGTGAGCGATTCAAATAGAGTTAAGCAGCTAGACCAGGTGAACAAAAAGAGTAACTGCGCAGCATCAGATGAGTCGCACATCGTTGCCAATTCGGATGCATGTAGCGAACTTAGCTGTTCGAGTGAAAAATTGGAAAGTCTAACTGAGTCATGTAATAAGAAAGCAGTTTCACCTGAGCACACGAAACACTTAGTAGTGTCAGATGATATGAACCAACAAACCATTTCAGACGATACAAACCAATTAGGCGACTCAGATGATAGCAACAACAAGAAATCTTCATCTTCATCTTCATCTTCATCGTCATCTTCATCGTCATCTGCAGCTTCGGATCATAGCAGTAAACGATCGCATTCACCAAGTATAACAAACGAAACAAGCATATCAAACAGAATGAACACGCTGAACTCGTCGAATGATGGAAAATTGTGCATATCGTTAAAACTTGAAAATCAGACTTCTCATGAACAACGAAAAAGTTTCTACAGgaataataattgtataaACAAATCAGATACACAACTTACTATTAATAAGAAACAAAATGGGGAAGAAGCTCATGAATCCATTGACTACTTAACTTTGTTAAAGCAGGATAGAAATGTTTTTAACAATCAAGCAGAATACTTTTTCTGTTGTAGTATTTGCGGAATTCCTTGTgccagtaaaaaaaaaaaacatgaacaCTGTCAGgtgaaaaattatgtaatattcgacgaaaataaaatttatattaatgatgAAGACGACTGTGAGAGTAGCAGCACGGGAAGTGATAATTCCTTCGAGGATGAAGTGGATAAAGTGGGCGAAGTGGGTGGAATGGACGAAGTGGGTGGAATGGACGAAGTGGATAAAGTGGGCGAAGTGGGTGGAATGGACGAAGTGGGTGGAATGGACGAAGTGGGTGGAATGGACGAAATGGGTGGAATGGACGAAGTGGGTGGAATGGACGAAGTGGATAAAGTGGACGAAGCGGGTGGAGTGCTGACTGCGGGTGAAGAGGTTGACGAGGATGCCACAAAAAGGTACAACACCTGTGTGTGTGGTGAAAAGGGATCCATTATGAGAAGGAGGAATGCTGATGGGTATAGCGGAAACATGAACAGTTTAACGGACTATGGTAGTGCAAAGGGTAAAGCCATCAGTAGCAACAAACATGAAGAGGAAGAAATGGACAGCAGCGAAATTAAAGCATTTCAAGATATACAAAAGGAAATAttaggaaaaagaaaaatagataaagtatttttaaattatttaaaaaaaatacatagaTTTCCAAAGCAGTTAATAAGGTATTCATATAAAGGGACAGCATTATATACTTCTAGTATAATTTCAAATAGtaatcaaaataatattatctgTAATAATGGAACTCtagagaaaaagaataaaacattatttaaTGTTAATGACATTCCTTATTgtcatatatgtaaaaggAGGAAGGTTTTCGAGTTTCAAGTTCTTTCGActgttataaattatatcaaaataaaaaaaaaaattttacttaaccaaaaaacaaaaaaaagcgaTGCCATTAATCTTAAATTTGcacatatagatatatatacatgtgaaAACAATTGTGATGTgtatgatataaataatatgaaggAAAGGCTGACGAGGTCAGAAACGAGTAGGTACATACAGGAGTATGCCTGCGTGCAGGTGGAGAAGTAA